Proteins encoded together in one Terriglobales bacterium window:
- a CDS encoding PilZ domain-containing protein — translation MGRRTKNRIELVLPVRVWGMDASGKPFSQLANTIDISHDGARLAGVRGLITLGEVIGLQYKLQKARCKVVWVGRPGTAKHDQIAIEYLEKEKNIWALELHRDSLVDEFEVAGSKKEENRGHQRLSCSGGVEVRTKPDAPMLWTELADISRCGCYLQTTSALPVKTHTELLIRADDIEISSPVVVRTCHPGVGMGLEFTETDAENKQRLHELIEHLGGTSQPPEEASKLHREEIGQRLQKASAELRDLEEMLLSEDVDAEVLGEFREALGHARHSAWAVQQWMELHAKHDDSFPIISFLNGERVRLVTLMCQHLAKDIQAVQLEVPKQEIAALIRAVEDLFQNWPGGEPAPEEKK, via the coding sequence ATGGGCCGCCGCACCAAAAACCGCATCGAGCTGGTTCTCCCCGTGCGCGTCTGGGGGATGGATGCCAGTGGCAAGCCCTTCTCCCAGCTCGCCAACACCATCGACATCAGCCACGACGGCGCGCGTTTAGCCGGGGTGCGCGGCCTGATCACGCTGGGCGAGGTAATCGGGCTCCAGTACAAACTTCAGAAAGCGCGCTGCAAGGTGGTTTGGGTGGGGCGTCCCGGGACTGCCAAGCACGACCAGATCGCGATCGAGTATCTGGAGAAAGAAAAGAACATCTGGGCGCTGGAACTTCACCGCGACTCCCTGGTGGACGAGTTCGAAGTCGCGGGCTCTAAGAAGGAAGAGAACCGCGGGCACCAGCGCCTGAGTTGCAGCGGCGGTGTGGAGGTGCGCACCAAGCCGGATGCCCCCATGCTCTGGACCGAGCTCGCCGACATCAGCCGCTGCGGGTGCTACCTGCAGACGACGTCGGCGCTGCCGGTGAAGACGCACACTGAGTTGCTGATCCGCGCCGACGACATCGAGATCTCCTCTCCCGTGGTCGTCCGCACCTGCCATCCCGGAGTGGGCATGGGGCTGGAATTCACCGAGACGGACGCGGAGAACAAGCAGCGCCTGCACGAATTGATCGAGCACCTGGGAGGCACGAGCCAGCCGCCGGAGGAGGCGTCCAAGCTCCACCGGGAAGAGATTGGGCAGCGCCTGCAGAAGGCCAGCGCGGAGCTGCGCGACCTGGAGGAAATGCTCCTTTCCGAAGACGTGGACGCGGAGGTGCTGGGCGAGTTCCGGGAGGCGCTGGGCCACGCGCGCCACAGCGCCTGGGCGGTGCAGCAGTGGATGGAACTCCACGCCAAACACGACGACTCCTTCCCGATCATCTCCTTCCTGAACGGGGAGCGCGTGCGGCTGGTGACCTTGATGTGCCAGCACCTGGCGAAGGACATCCAGGCGGTGCAGCTCGAAGTCCCCAAGCAGGAGATCGCGGCCCTGATCCGCGCGGTCGAGGACCTCTTCCAGAATTGGCCCGGTGGTGAACCAGCACCGGAGGAGAAGAAGTAA
- a CDS encoding hotdog domain-containing protein: protein MARPVPIGARGEAEERVEFKHTLTSHHEMLPPVYSTPDMIRLMETAAFHALHPYCEGDEISVGTAIHIEHRASAGIGTVARAEAVLESFDGRFYVLRVSVRNGEQELGRGTVTRAVVSLARIREKTGK from the coding sequence ATGGCAAGACCCGTCCCCATCGGCGCGCGCGGCGAAGCGGAAGAGCGCGTCGAGTTCAAGCACACCCTAACCTCTCATCACGAAATGCTGCCGCCGGTGTACTCCACCCCGGACATGATCCGGCTGATGGAGACGGCGGCTTTCCACGCCCTGCATCCCTACTGCGAGGGGGATGAGATCAGTGTCGGCACGGCCATCCACATCGAGCACCGGGCCTCGGCCGGGATCGGGACGGTGGCGCGGGCGGAGGCGGTGCTGGAGTCCTTCGACGGGCGCTTCTACGTGCTGCGCGTCTCGGTGCGCAACGGCGAGCAGGAGCTCGGCCGGGGCACGGTCACCCGGGCCGTCGTCAGCCTGGCAAGGATCCGGGAGAAGACGGGGAAGTAG